CATCCTGGAAAGAGATACCTAAAATTCTCTGTTTTGATCAGCGCAAAGCCGAAATCAGCCGTAAAACACGGGAAACGAATATTTCATTGATCCTCAATGTGGACGGAATGGGGAAAACAGATATCAACACGGGCATCGGTTTTTTAGATCATATGCTGGAGCAGGTGGCTTTTCACAGTAAAAGTGATCTTACCCTTACCGTTCAGGGCGATCTGCAGGTGGATGAACATCATACTGTGGAGGATACGGCCATTGCGTTGGGACAGGCCTTTGCAAAGGCACTGGCGGATAAAAAACAGATCAACCGCTATGGTTTTCTCCTGCCCATGGATGAATCCCTGGCCCAGGTGGCGCTGGATTTCTCCGGCCGTTCTTACTTGGTGTGGGATGTGACATTCACCCGTGAAAAGATCGGTGATATGCCTACGGAACTCTTCAAGCATTTTTTTGAGAGTTTCGTCCGTCATGCGGGGTGCACATTGAATATCAAAGCAGAGGGAGAAAATGAGCACCACATAGCCGAAGCGATTTTTAAAGCTTTTGGTAAAGTCTTGAGACAGGCTGTGGATCGCAACCCTGAGAACGCCATCACGGCCAGTACGAAAGGAGTCCTGTGAAAACCGGTATTATACGCTATTCTGCCGGCAATGTTTATTCTGTTGCCATGGCTCTGGAAAGACTGGGTGAATCGTATCAGGTGAGTGATGATCCGGAGGTTCTTCAGGCCTGTGATCGTATCATTTTTCCCGGTGTGGGAGAAGCGGTAACGGCATTGAAAGACCTTGATATGAAGGGACTTACGAAATTTATTAAAAGTTATAACCGCCCCTTTTTGGGGATTTGCCTCGGTATGCAGATCCTGTGCCGCGATACGGAGGAAAACAATGCACGGGGACTTGGAATTTTCAATCCGAAGGTGCGCAAATTCCGGGGGGATCTGAAAATTCCCCACATGGGATGGAACACTCTGCATAATATGGATTCCCTGCTTTTTTCAGGAATTCCCGAAGGAAGCAGTGTTTATTTTGTCCACAGCTATTATGCCGAACTTTCAGAGCAAAGTTCTTCCTGGTGCAATTATGGCAAGGATTTTTCCGCATCACTGGAAAAGGGGAATTACTATGGTGTACAGTTTCACCCGGAAAAAAGCGGGGAAACAGGTTCAAAAATTCTGAAAAACTTTCTGGAGAAGACATGATTATCTTACCTGCGATAGACATTATGGATGGAGAGGTTGTTCGTCTTGAAAAAGGAAATTTTTCCCGGAGAAAAAACTATGGTACCGATCCTGTATCACTGGCAAAATTTTATAAAAACGCCGGATTTTCTTATCTGCATGTAGTGGATTTGGATGCGGCAAAAACCGGCCAACCGGTAAATCAGTCTTTGATTGTTGATATTGCCAGAGAAAGTGGACTCTTTGTCGATGTGGGAGGTGGATTAAAAGAAGAAGAGGACATAGCCTTTTACCTTGAGAATGGCGTTTTTGCTGTAAATATGGGGAGTCTGGCTGTAAAAGAACCGGGCAGAACGGCAAAACTGATTCAGAAATTCGGTGGCGACAGAATCTATGTCAGTCTGGATTTACTGGGAGAAGATGTGCGTATCCATGGCTGGCAGGAAAAAGCAACGGTCAAATGGCAGGATCTTATGAAAAAGTTAATCAAAGGCGGGGCAGAAACCTTTGTGATGACCGATATCAGCCGGGACGGCATGCTCAGCGGTGTATCCGAGGACTTTTATAAGAGAATTTTGAATACTTTTCCTGATATCCGGCTCTTCGCCAGCGGAGGTGTGTCTGGTTTGGAGGATATACGTGTACTGGATCGTCTGGGTGTATACGGTGTGATAACGGGAAAAGCCCTGTTGGAAGGAAAACTGAAAACCGAAGAACTGGCGGAGTGGTTATGCTAAAAAAGCGCATTATACCGTGCCTGGATATAAAAGACGGACGGACGGTAAAGGGTATAAATTTTATTAACCTGAAGGATGCCGGTGATCCGGTAGAGCTCGCACAAGCCTATTCGGATCAGGGAGCCGATGAACTGGTCTTTCTGGATATCACCGCTACGGTGGAAAAACGAAAAACACTGGCTGAGCTGGTTCGAAATATTGCCCGGGCAATCCATATTCCATTTACTGTCGGTGGTGGAATATCTTCTGTGGAGGATGTGAATATTCTTTTGGATTCCGGTGCTGATAAAATATCAGTTAACACATCTGCCGTCAACAATCCGGAGTTAATTGACAAACTGGCAAATCGTTTTGGAAGCCAGTGTGTGGTTTTGGCTGTAGATACAAAGAGAATACATGGAACGGATATTGTTTTTATCCATGGCGGAAGGACTCCCACAGAAAGGAAAACGTTTAAATGGCTGAAAGAGGGAGTGGATCGGGGGGCAGGTGAAATTTTACTCACGTCCATGGATCACGACGGGACAAAGGATGGATTTGCCCTGGAACTCACCCGGAAAGCCTCCGCAACGGTCTCCGTGCCCGTCATTGCCAGTGGCGGTGCGGGTAATATGGAACACTTTGTACAGGTCTTCAATGAAGGCAAAGCCGACGCTGCCCTGGCGGCGTCTATCTTTCATTACGGTGAAATATCCATACCTGAATTAAAACACTATTTATCAAAACAGAATATTGAGGTCAGATTATGATTGATTTTGACAAATCGGAAGGACTCGTTCCTGCCATTATTCAGGACAGCCGGAGTGGGGTTGTTCTTATGTTGGGTTACATGAATCGTGAAGCCTATGAAAAAACAGTGAAGGAAAAGAGAGTTACCTTTTTCAGCAGAAGTCGGCAGAAATTGTGGACAAAAGGGGAGACCAGCGGAAATTTTCTGACCGTTAAGGAAATTATCACGGATTGTGATGAAGATACTCTGTTGATTAAAGTTGTTCCTGCCGGTCCTGTATGTCATACAGGGGCGGATACCTGTTTTGACGAAATCAATAAACCGGATTCACTTGAATTTTTACGATCATTGGAAACACTAATTCAGGAACGAAAAAGGGAACTCCCGGAGAAATCCTATACCACCCGTCTTTTCCGTGAAGGAATTCCGAAAATTTCACAAAAAGTGGGTGAAGAAGCCGTGGAAACCATCATTGAGGCGATGAAAGAAGATCAAGAACGCTTCAAAGAAGAGAGTGCAGACCTGATGTATCACCTTTTGGTCCTGGCTACAGCACTTGATGTCACTTTCGATGAGATAGTCGATACATTAAGAAAAAGGCATTAGCTACATTAGTTGTTAGTCGACAGTCGGCAGTGGACAGTCATCAGTCGGCAGTGGGCAGTCGGCAGTCGACAGTGGGCAGTCGGTTGACCGGACTGTGAGATTTTGCTGATCTTAAGATGAGATTATAAGAAAGATGGAATATATGATTTCGATTAGGTAGCACCCCCCACCCCGGGGGTAAAATACACCAGAAACCGACAGAAGTCAAGATAATATTGTTAATCATATATGTGTTATTTCGAATTATTTAATGGATTAAATAAAGTCTTCATTTAGACATTGCGGCAATCATATCAAGATATCAGCTTATGAAAGATAATGGATTTGTACGATGCGCAGCAGCGCTTGAAAGCCGCGCAGCGGCGTTTAATAATTCAAGCGGCACTTCGTGCCGTTCAATGGCTTCGCTGCGCTAAGCATTCCAGCACTGTTTCGCAGTGTTCAAAAAAGAAGTCCAGTCACCTGTTGAAATCTGCAAAGCTGGGATTGAAGACCGAACGCAGTGAGATCCTTGAACGCTGCGCAGCAGCGTTTGAAAGCCGCGTAGCGGCTATTGAACTCATGAACCCATGAGCCCTTGAACTCATGAACCCATGAACCCCTGAGCCCATGAGCCCAATAATCTAAAACCAGGACAATCTGTACAATGCATCCACCCGCATTTTCAGTCTGTTATGGTTTTTTTCCAGGTCATGGGATAATTCTTTGATTCGGTCGGCATATTTTTCAAGTTCATCCGCTTGTGCTTCGATATCGGAGGATTTGACTTCGATATCCTCCTCAAAATCTTCGGCATCATAGAAGGGACTCAGCATCCTTAAAACCCCTGCAGCAGCTGCGATACCGATTTTTCCGGCTTCTTTGCCTATATCCGAAGCTTTATCAACCAGGATTTCAATTTCTTTTTCCATACTATCACACAGATCATAGTATTCTGTTACCAGATTTATTTCATACGGATTCAGTTTAATTTCCTGATCATTGATCAACAGCTTACCATTTTTATAAATCTTGACATCTTCCTGAGTTCTGGTTTCAGAATATATCCGAACATATTCAGGATGAATGGAAAATCGAAGATCTTTATTGGAATCGATCAGGTTTATATCATCCAAATCATGAATATGTACAGCTCCCAGAGCCAGGGGTAAGCATAACATGAAAAGTATTGATGTGATTTTTTTCATTTTTTATCTCCTTTTTTCATATAAGAGCTCATTAATTGAATAATCGTTGTCTTTTTAATATAAAAATCTTTGAAAAAAAATTCTCTTTCAATAAATTAACCATACAGTTAAACCATACGGTTAAAAGGGAGGTATCATGCCGGGGTCACACACTAAATCAGCTATTTTAAATGCAGCACAGAATGTTTTTATGATGAAGGGATATGATGGTGCACGGATGCAGGAAATTGCTGACAAAGCCGGGATTAACAAAGCCATGCTCCATTATTATTATCATACGAAATATGAGCTTTTCAAAGAAGTGTTCTATCATATCATGGACCTGTTTTTACCTGTGATTCTAAAAACAGTGGAAGAGAAGATTTCCATGAGGGACAAGATTAATATTATAGTGGACAGCTATATGAATTTCTTTAGTGAATATACTTTCATTCCTGCATTTATCATGAGGGAAATGACGCAAAAACCCGACTGGTTCACCCAATATTTAAAATCACATGGTGTAAATCCACCGGAAATCTTTCATAATCTCAAAGAGAAATCAACATCCACTATGGATACTGTAGACATGGAACATCTGATTGTGAATATCCTGTCACTTTGTATTTTTCCTGTCGCAGCCACGCCAGTATTAAAAGAAATGCTATTTGATAATCGTGAAACTGAATGGGAACGCTTTATCAAGGAACGAAAACAGGTTATTAAGGAGGTCTTATTCAATGCCTATAATTTGTAATAATCTAATTAAAACAATTCTATGCCTGACAGGAGTAGTATTCATCCAATCCTGTTCAGAAGAACCCAATAAATTTGATGCCCAGGGAAACTTTGAAACAGAAGAGATCCATGTATCGGCTCAGGAAAGCGGAATTCTCCTGTGGAGTTCTATAAGGGAAGGAGAAAAACTGTTTCAAGGGGATACCGTGGGATTAATAGATACCATGATGTTTCATCTCACAAAAGAGCAGCTTCTGGCACAAAGTGAACTTATTGATTTTAAGCATCGATCGATTGATGCAGAGAAAGAAGTCCTACTTGCACAGTTAAAACCTTTAAAAAACGATTTAAAGCGGATGAAAGCTTTGTATGAATCGGATGCTGCGACCAAACAGGAATTGGATCATGTGCAGGGTAAAGTTGAAACACTTATGAAACAGTTGGAAGCATTGGATGTGAAAGAAGACGGGATCAGCCATGAAAAAGCTGTTGTGGGAAAACAGATACAACAGGCAGACTTTCATCTTCATCAATGTCATATTATAAATCCAGTGAATGGTACAATCTTAACCCGTTATATTCAAGCAGGTGAATTGGTTCAACCCGGCAGATATTTATATACAATCGCACCACTGGATCCGCTAACTCTCCGGGTTTATATCAGTGGAGTTCAGCTATCAGAAATCAGGATTGGTGATACCGTCACAGTAATGACGGATTCCAAAAATGGATATCAAACTCATGAGGGAATTGTCCGGTGGATTTCATCTGAAGCGGAATTTACACCCCGTCAGATTCAAACACGGGAAGAACGCGTCCACTTGGTCTATGCTGTTAAAATTGATGTACCCAACCCAAATGGAATTTTTAAAACGGGTATGCCGGCAGAGGTAATTTTTTAGGATATGATAGCGCTCAGAAATGTCACGAAATCGTTTGGCGAAATCCTTGCCTTAAAATCTATAAATCTATCGGTCTGTAAAGGTAAGCTTCATGGTCTTATTGGTCCGGATGGCGCAGGAAAAACGACACTATTCCGTATATTGACGACGCTTTATCTTCCGGACAGTGGCCATGTAACCATTGATGGAATGGATGTTGTTAAATCCTACAAGAAAATCCGTCGCATTCTTGGATATATGCCTGGAAAATTTTCTTTATACCCAGATTTGACAGTAGAAGAAAACCTCAAATTTTTTGCAGCTGTATTCAACGTTCGGATTGAAGAGAATTATGAGTTAATCCGGCCCATTTATTCTCAAATTGAACCTTTTAAAAAACGCCGTGCAGGGGCATTATCGGGAGGGATGAAACAAAAGCTGGCCCTATCTTGTGCACTCATTCATAAGCCTGAAATTTTACTGCTGGATGAACCCACAACAGGTGTTGACGCCGTCTCGCGCAGAGAATTTTGGAATATGCTGGATCATTTGATTTCTTTGGGATTAACCATCCTCGTTTCGACTCCTTACATGGATGAAGCGGCCCGATGCCATAAAATTTCACTCATTCATGAAGGTGACATTTTCAAAACGGGATCTCCCCATATGATTGTTAAGGCATTTCATCGTCCACTTTATTCATTGAAGACAGCCCACCGATTGCACATGCTTACGTATTTAAGAAAAAGGGAGGAAGTCTATCTTGCTTATCCCAGTGGCCAATCCATTCATTTCAGCCTTCATCAATCACAGAAGAATATTGAGAAAATCATTCAATCATCGGGTATTTCCTATACGCACTTAAGTCCGAAGCCTGCTGATATTGAAGATTTTTTTATGGAAAGGATGGGTGGTCATGCAGAGTGAACCTATCATTTCCGTAAAAAATCTCACAAAAAAATTTGGACATTTTACTGCAAATGATGCATTGACTTTTAATGTCTACCCGGGAGAAATATTTGGTTTCCTCGGGGCTAATGGTGCAGGGAAAACAACGGCCATGAGAATCTTATGTGGTTTATCAAAACCGACGGGGGGAGATGCTTATGTTGCAGGCTATTCGGTAAAAAAATCATCTGAAGCAATTAAAAAACGCATTGGGTATATGAGTCAGAAATTTTCCTTATATGAGGATTTGACAGTAGAAGAAAATATCCGGTTTTATGGGGGTATTTACGGTTTAAAAAGAAAAGATATCATGAATAGGATGGAAGAATTATTGGATCGTCTTGGGATTCAATCCATACGCCATCAGATCATCCGGTCTGTTCCTACAGGATGGCGACAAAAGCTGGCTTTTTCCATTGCTATCCTGCATAAGCCTGTTATTGTATTTCTGGATGAACCGACAGGTGGTGTAGATCCGGCAGCACGGCGTCAGTTCTGGGAACTCATCTATGAAGCCGCAGATAATGGAATCACTGTTTTTTTCACGACCCACTATATGGATGA
This window of the Candidatus Neomarinimicrobiota bacterium genome carries:
- a CDS encoding HlyD family efflux transporter periplasmic adaptor subunit is translated as MPIICNNLIKTILCLTGVVFIQSCSEEPNKFDAQGNFETEEIHVSAQESGILLWSSIREGEKLFQGDTVGLIDTMMFHLTKEQLLAQSELIDFKHRSIDAEKEVLLAQLKPLKNDLKRMKALYESDAATKQELDHVQGKVETLMKQLEALDVKEDGISHEKAVVGKQIQQADFHLHQCHIINPVNGTILTRYIQAGELVQPGRYLYTIAPLDPLTLRVYISGVQLSEIRIGDTVTVMTDSKNGYQTHEGIVRWISSEAEFTPRQIQTREERVHLVYAVKIDVPNPNGIFKTGMPAEVIF
- the hisH gene encoding imidazole glycerol phosphate synthase subunit HisH; translation: MKTGIIRYSAGNVYSVAMALERLGESYQVSDDPEVLQACDRIIFPGVGEAVTALKDLDMKGLTKFIKSYNRPFLGICLGMQILCRDTEENNARGLGIFNPKVRKFRGDLKIPHMGWNTLHNMDSLLFSGIPEGSSVYFVHSYYAELSEQSSSWCNYGKDFSASLEKGNYYGVQFHPEKSGETGSKILKNFLEKT
- the hisA gene encoding 1-(5-phosphoribosyl)-5-[(5-phosphoribosylamino) me thylideneamino]imidazole-4-carboxamide isomerase codes for the protein MIILPAIDIMDGEVVRLEKGNFSRRKNYGTDPVSLAKFYKNAGFSYLHVVDLDAAKTGQPVNQSLIVDIARESGLFVDVGGGLKEEEDIAFYLENGVFAVNMGSLAVKEPGRTAKLIQKFGGDRIYVSLDLLGEDVRIHGWQEKATVKWQDLMKKLIKGGAETFVMTDISRDGMLSGVSEDFYKRILNTFPDIRLFASGGVSGLEDIRVLDRLGVYGVITGKALLEGKLKTEELAEWLC
- the hisB gene encoding bifunctional histidinol-phosphatase/imidazoleglycerol-phosphate dehydratase HisB; its protein translation is MKKVLFIDRDGTLIREPEDEQIDSWDKFEFLPGVIRYLGYIAENMDYELVMVTNQDGLGTKSFPEDTFWPVQNKMLQILKGERIVFNEIFIDRSFPEDNSPARKPGTALLMNYLNGEYDLKASYVIGDRQSDADLAKNLNAHSILITDEKDLNADYIVSSWKEIPKILCFDQRKAEISRKTRETNISLILNVDGMGKTDINTGIGFLDHMLEQVAFHSKSDLTLTVQGDLQVDEHHTVEDTAIALGQAFAKALADKKQINRYGFLLPMDESLAQVALDFSGRSYLVWDVTFTREKIGDMPTELFKHFFESFVRHAGCTLNIKAEGENEHHIAEAIFKAFGKVLRQAVDRNPENAITASTKGVL
- the hisF gene encoding imidazole glycerol phosphate synthase subunit HisF, whose product is MLKKRIIPCLDIKDGRTVKGINFINLKDAGDPVELAQAYSDQGADELVFLDITATVEKRKTLAELVRNIARAIHIPFTVGGGISSVEDVNILLDSGADKISVNTSAVNNPELIDKLANRFGSQCVVLAVDTKRIHGTDIVFIHGGRTPTERKTFKWLKEGVDRGAGEILLTSMDHDGTKDGFALELTRKASATVSVPVIASGGAGNMEHFVQVFNEGKADAALAASIFHYGEISIPELKHYLSKQNIEVRL
- the hisIE gene encoding bifunctional phosphoribosyl-AMP cyclohydrolase/phosphoribosyl-ATP diphosphatase HisIE encodes the protein MIDFDKSEGLVPAIIQDSRSGVVLMLGYMNREAYEKTVKEKRVTFFSRSRQKLWTKGETSGNFLTVKEIITDCDEDTLLIKVVPAGPVCHTGADTCFDEINKPDSLEFLRSLETLIQERKRELPEKSYTTRLFREGIPKISQKVGEEAVETIIEAMKEDQERFKEESADLMYHLLVLATALDVTFDEIVDTLRKRH